Proteins from one Acidiphilium multivorum AIU301 genomic window:
- the rplV gene encoding 50S ribosomal protein L22: MSKPNHPRTLADSEAEAVLRNLRCSPRKLNVVAASIRNKPAGKAVADLTFSKRRIAKDVKKALESAIANAENNHQLDVDRLVVTTADVGRSIVMRRFHARGRGRAARVEKWFSHLRIVVAERDIETKADRRARRAAAKPAASASPAANEGVPA; encoded by the coding sequence ATGAGCAAACCGAATCATCCGCGCACGCTGGCCGACTCCGAGGCCGAGGCGGTTCTGCGCAACCTGCGCTGCAGCCCGCGCAAGCTCAATGTCGTCGCGGCATCCATCCGCAACAAGCCGGCGGGCAAGGCCGTGGCCGACCTCACGTTCAGCAAGCGCCGCATCGCGAAGGACGTGAAGAAGGCGCTGGAGTCGGCCATTGCCAACGCCGAGAACAACCATCAGCTGGATGTCGACCGCCTGGTCGTCACCACCGCCGATGTCGGCCGCTCGATCGTGATGCGCCGCTTCCATGCCCGTGGCCGTGGCCGCGCGGCGCGGGTCGAGAAGTGGTTCAGCCATCTGCGCATCGTCGTGGCCGAGCGCGACATCGAGACCAAGGCCGACCGCCGCGCCCGGCGCGCCGCGGCCAAGCCGGCGGCAAGTGCCAGCCCGGCGGCGAATGAAGGGGTGCCTGCGTAA
- the rpsS gene encoding 30S ribosomal protein S19 encodes MTRSVWKGPFVDGYMLNKADASRASGRNEIIKIWSRRSTILPQFVGLTFGVYNGRKFLPVQVTENMVGHKFGEFSPTRTFNGHAADKKAKRG; translated from the coding sequence ATGACACGTTCCGTCTGGAAGGGCCCGTTCGTCGACGGGTACATGCTGAACAAGGCCGACGCCTCGCGCGCGTCGGGCCGCAACGAGATCATCAAGATCTGGTCGCGCCGCTCGACCATCCTGCCGCAGTTCGTCGGGCTTACCTTCGGCGTCTACAATGGCCGGAAGTTCCTGCCGGTGCAGGTGACCGAGAACATGGTGGGTCACAAGTTCGGCGAGTTCTCGCCGACCCGCACGTTCAATGGCCACGCGGCCGACAAGAAGGCGAAGCGAGGCTGA
- the rplB gene encoding 50S ribosomal protein L2, protein MALKHFKPVTASLRGTVLVDRSELWKGKPVKGLTEGLTSSGGRNNHGRTTVRFRGGGHKRAYRVVDFKRRKFDVAATVERLEYDPNRSAFLALVKYEDGELAYILAPQRLKVGDQVVAGVKVDVKPGNAMPLSAIPVGTIVHNIELKAGAGGKLARSAGTFAQLVGKDQGYAQVKLMSGELRLIRGECMASIGAVSNPDHSNQQLGKAGRKRWLGRRPHNRGVAMNPVDHPLGGGEGRTSGGRNPVTPWGKPTKGAKTRANKRTDGLIIRRRKVGKG, encoded by the coding sequence ATGGCACTCAAGCATTTTAAACCGGTCACGGCGAGCCTTCGCGGCACCGTGCTGGTGGACCGGTCCGAGCTCTGGAAGGGCAAGCCGGTCAAGGGCCTGACCGAAGGGCTGACCAGCTCTGGCGGGCGCAACAACCATGGCCGCACCACGGTCCGGTTCCGTGGCGGCGGACACAAGCGCGCCTATCGCGTCGTCGACTTCAAGCGCCGCAAGTTCGACGTGGCGGCGACGGTCGAGCGCCTCGAATACGACCCGAACCGTTCGGCCTTCCTCGCCCTCGTGAAGTATGAGGACGGCGAACTGGCCTACATCCTGGCGCCGCAGCGCCTAAAGGTGGGTGACCAGGTCGTCGCCGGCGTCAAGGTCGACGTGAAGCCCGGCAATGCGATGCCGCTCTCGGCGATCCCGGTTGGCACGATCGTCCACAATATCGAGCTGAAGGCCGGCGCCGGCGGCAAGCTGGCCCGTTCGGCCGGCACCTTCGCCCAGCTGGTCGGCAAGGACCAGGGCTATGCCCAGGTGAAGCTGATGTCCGGTGAGCTGCGTCTGATCCGCGGCGAGTGCATGGCGTCGATCGGCGCGGTGTCGAACCCCGATCACTCCAACCAGCAGCTCGGCAAGGCGGGTCGCAAGCGCTGGCTGGGCCGGCGTCCTCACAACCGCGGCGTCGCGATGAACCCGGTCGACCATCCGCTGGGTGGTGGCGAGGGGCGCACCTCTGGTGGTCGCAACCCGGTCACGCCGTGGGGCAAGCCGACCAAGGGTGCGAAGACGCGTGCGAACAAGCGGACTGACGGCCTTATCATCCGCCGTCGCAAGGTCGGGAAGGGCTGA
- a CDS encoding 50S ribosomal protein L23, which produces MSREAMFDIIRGPLITEKATALSEKNQVGFKVSLDATKPGIKAAVETLFGVKVLSVNTLVQKGKTKRFKGRPGRRSDFKKAFVTLAEGQSIDFTTRLA; this is translated from the coding sequence CTGTCGCGCGAGGCGATGTTCGACATCATCCGCGGGCCGCTGATCACCGAGAAGGCGACGGCCCTGTCGGAAAAGAACCAGGTCGGCTTCAAGGTGTCGCTCGATGCGACCAAGCCCGGCATCAAGGCGGCGGTCGAAACCCTGTTCGGCGTGAAGGTGCTGAGCGTGAACACGCTCGTCCAGAAGGGCAAGACAAAGCGCTTCAAGGGCCGCCCGGGCCGGCGTTCGGACTTCAAGAAGGCGTTCGTGACGCTGGCCGAGGGTCAGTCGATCGATTTCACGACGCGGCTGGCGTAA
- the rplD gene encoding 50S ribosomal protein L4, protein MQIDISTLDAGSAGKAELPEEYFAATPRADIMARVVHWQLAKRRAGTHKVKGMGEVSGTTKKPYRQKGTGNARQGSLRAPQFRTGGAVHGPVVRDHGYSLNKKVRRLGLISALSQKLAEGKLVVLDTVAGVSKTSELNVKLKKLGWGRTLVVDAVVDEGFARASRNLIGIDVLPVVGANVYDILQHDTLAITAAGLEGLKRRLDGIKAGANEEIAA, encoded by the coding sequence ATGCAGATCGACATTTCAACCCTCGATGCCGGCTCGGCCGGCAAGGCCGAGCTGCCCGAGGAATATTTCGCCGCCACGCCGCGCGCCGACATCATGGCCCGCGTGGTGCACTGGCAGCTCGCGAAGCGCCGTGCCGGCACCCACAAGGTGAAGGGCATGGGCGAGGTCAGCGGCACGACGAAGAAGCCGTATCGCCAGAAGGGCACCGGCAACGCCCGCCAGGGCTCGCTGCGCGCGCCGCAGTTCCGCACCGGCGGCGCCGTGCACGGCCCGGTCGTTCGCGATCATGGCTATTCGCTGAACAAGAAGGTCCGCCGTCTCGGCCTGATCTCGGCGCTGTCGCAGAAGCTGGCCGAGGGCAAGCTGGTCGTGCTCGACACGGTCGCCGGCGTCTCGAAGACGAGCGAACTGAACGTCAAGCTGAAGAAGCTCGGCTGGGGCCGCACGCTGGTGGTGGATGCGGTGGTGGACGAGGGCTTCGCCCGCGCCAGCCGCAATCTGATCGGGATCGACGTGCTGCCGGTCGTCGGCGCCAACGTCTACGACATCCTCCAGCACGACACGCTGGCGATCACCGCCGCCGGGCTCGAGGGACTGAAGCGGCGTCTTGACGGCATCAAGGCCGGCGCCAACGAGGAGATCGCGGCATGA
- the rplC gene encoding 50S ribosomal protein L3, which translates to MRTGIIAKKLGMTRLFREDGTHVPVTVLHMDDVRVVAARTKERDGYAAVQLGFGHAKTKNVTKPMKGHFAAAKVEPANRLVEFRVADDAVLEAGQVLSAAHFTVGQKVDVAGISKGKGFAGGMKRWNFRGLEASHGVSISHRSLGSTGNRQDPGKTFRNKKMAGHLGGERITTLNLEVAAIDEARNLIMIKGAVPGAKDGYVLVRDAVKTARPADAAYPAALKA; encoded by the coding sequence ATGCGCACCGGTATTATCGCGAAGAAGCTGGGCATGACCCGGTTGTTCAGGGAAGACGGCACCCACGTGCCGGTGACCGTGCTGCACATGGACGATGTGCGCGTGGTTGCCGCCCGCACCAAGGAACGTGACGGCTACGCGGCCGTTCAGCTCGGCTTCGGCCATGCCAAGACGAAGAACGTGACGAAGCCGATGAAGGGCCATTTCGCCGCGGCGAAGGTCGAGCCGGCGAACCGGCTGGTCGAATTCCGCGTCGCGGACGATGCGGTGCTGGAAGCCGGCCAGGTGCTTTCGGCGGCGCATTTCACCGTCGGCCAGAAGGTCGATGTCGCCGGCATCAGCAAGGGCAAGGGCTTCGCCGGCGGCATGAAGCGCTGGAACTTCCGCGGCCTTGAGGCCTCGCACGGCGTCTCGATCAGCCATCGTTCGCTGGGGTCGACCGGTAACCGCCAGGATCCGGGCAAGACCTTCAGGAACAAGAAGATGGCCGGCCATCTCGGCGGCGAGCGCATCACGACCCTCAATCTCGAGGTCGCGGCGATCGATGAGGCGCGCAACCTCATCATGATCAAGGGCGCGGTGCCGGGCGCCAAGGACGGCTACGTCCTGGTGCGCGACGCGGTCAAGACGGCCCGCCCGGCCGATGCTGCCTATCCGGCGGCGCTGAAGGCCTGA
- the rpsJ gene encoding 30S ribosomal protein S10, translating into MDSQNIRIRLKAYDHRVLDNSTREIVNTAKRTGAQVRGPIPLPTHIERFTVNRSPHVDKKSREQFEIRTHRRLLDIVEPTPQTVDALMKLDLAAGVDVEIKI; encoded by the coding sequence ATGGACAGTCAGAATATTCGCATTCGCCTGAAGGCGTACGATCACCGGGTGCTGGACAACAGCACCAGGGAGATCGTGAACACGGCGAAGCGCACGGGCGCCCAGGTGCGGGGACCGATTCCGCTGCCGACGCATATCGAGCGGTTCACCGTGAACCGCTCGCCGCATGTCGACAAGAAGAGCCGCGAGCAGTTCGAAATCCGGACCCATCGCCGTCTGCTCGACATTGTCGAGCCGACCCCGCAGACCGTGGACGCGCTGATGAAGCTCGACCTCGCGGCCGGCGTCGATGTCGAGATCAAGATCTGA
- the tuf gene encoding elongation factor Tu produces the protein MAKAKFERTKPHCNIGTIGHVDHGKTSLTAAITKVLAESGGATFRAYDSIDAAPEERARGITIATAHVEYETANRHYAHVDCPGHADYVKNMITGAAQMDGAILVVSAADGPMPQTREHILLARQVGVPALVVFLNKMDMADPDLVELVEMEVRDLLSKYEFPGDDIPIIKGSALCALEDSNAELGREAILKLMEAVDSYIPQPERPKDKPFLMPVEDVFSISGRGTVVTGRVERGIIKVGDEVEIVGLKATVKTTVTGVEMFRKLLDQGEAGDNIGALLRGTKREDVERGQVLAAPGSITPHTNFSGSVYILNKEEGGRHTPFFTNYRPQFYFRTTDVTGVVTLPEGVEMVMPGDNVTVSVELIAPIAMDEGLRFAIREGGRTVGSGVVASITK, from the coding sequence ATGGCCAAGGCTAAATTCGAGCGGACGAAGCCGCACTGCAACATCGGCACGATCGGCCACGTCGATCATGGCAAGACCTCGCTCACCGCGGCGATCACCAAGGTGCTGGCCGAATCCGGTGGTGCGACCTTCCGCGCCTATGACAGCATCGACGCCGCTCCCGAGGAGCGCGCCCGCGGCATCACGATCGCGACCGCGCATGTCGAGTACGAGACCGCGAACCGCCACTACGCGCATGTCGACTGCCCTGGCCACGCCGACTACGTGAAGAACATGATCACCGGCGCGGCGCAGATGGATGGCGCGATCCTGGTCGTCTCCGCCGCCGATGGCCCGATGCCGCAGACCCGCGAGCACATCCTGCTCGCCCGTCAGGTCGGCGTGCCGGCGCTCGTCGTGTTCCTCAACAAGATGGACATGGCCGACCCCGACCTCGTCGAGCTGGTCGAGATGGAAGTCCGCGACCTGCTGAGCAAGTATGAGTTCCCGGGCGACGACATCCCCATCATCAAGGGTTCCGCTCTCTGCGCGCTCGAGGACAGCAATGCCGAGCTCGGCCGCGAGGCGATCCTGAAGCTGATGGAAGCGGTGGACAGCTACATCCCGCAGCCGGAGCGCCCGAAGGACAAGCCGTTCCTGATGCCGGTCGAAGACGTGTTCTCGATCTCCGGCCGCGGCACCGTGGTGACCGGCCGCGTCGAGCGCGGCATCATCAAGGTTGGCGACGAAGTCGAGATCGTCGGCCTCAAGGCCACCGTGAAGACGACCGTCACCGGCGTCGAAATGTTCCGCAAGCTGCTCGACCAGGGCGAGGCGGGCGACAACATCGGCGCGCTGCTGCGCGGCACCAAGCGTGAAGACGTCGAGCGTGGCCAGGTTCTCGCCGCGCCGGGCTCGATCACCCCGCACACCAACTTCTCCGGTTCGGTCTACATCCTGAACAAGGAAGAAGGCGGGCGCCACACGCCGTTCTTCACCAACTATCGCCCGCAGTTCTATTTCCGCACCACCGACGTGACCGGCGTGGTCACGCTGCCGGAAGGTGTCGAGATGGTGATGCCGGGTGACAACGTGACGGTGAGCGTCGAGCTGATCGCGCCCATCGCGATGGACGAAGGTCTCCGCTTCGCGATCCGCGAAGGCGGCCGGACGGTTGGTTCGGGCGTCGTCGCGAGCATCACGAAGTAA
- the rpsG gene encoding 30S ribosomal protein S7 produces the protein MSRRHSAVKREVLPDPKFGDVVISRFMNVLMYDGKKSVAESIVYGALDSLKKRGGQNADPVRLFHEALDNVKPAIEVRSRRVGGATYQVPVEVRSERRQALAIRWIIESARKRGEHTMEDRLSNELLDAVNNRGAAVKKREDTHRMAEANKAFSHYRW, from the coding sequence GTGAGCAGACGCCATTCCGCCGTCAAGCGCGAAGTATTGCCCGACCCGAAGTTCGGCGACGTGGTGATCAGCCGTTTCATGAACGTGCTGATGTACGACGGCAAGAAGTCGGTCGCCGAGTCCATCGTCTACGGTGCCCTGGACAGCCTCAAGAAGCGCGGCGGGCAGAATGCCGATCCGGTCCGCCTGTTCCACGAGGCGCTGGACAATGTGAAGCCGGCCATCGAGGTGCGGTCCCGCCGTGTCGGCGGCGCGACCTACCAGGTTCCGGTCGAGGTGCGCTCCGAGCGCCGCCAGGCTCTCGCGATCCGCTGGATCATCGAGTCCGCCCGCAAGCGCGGCGAGCACACGATGGAAGACCGTCTTTCGAACGAGCTGCTCGATGCGGTGAACAATCGCGGGGCGGCCGTGAAGAAGCGTGAGGACACGCATCGCATGGCTGAGGCGAACAAGGCGTTCAGCCACTACCGCTGGTAA
- the rpsL gene encoding 30S ribosomal protein S12, whose product MPTINQLIAKGREVRAKRNKVPALQGCPQKRGVCTRVYTTTPKKPNSALRKVAKVRLTNGYEVVSYIPGEGHNLQEHSVVLIRGGRVKDLPGVRYHILRGVLDTQGIAKRRQRRSLYGAKRPK is encoded by the coding sequence ATGCCGACTATCAACCAGTTGATCGCCAAGGGGCGCGAAGTTCGGGCCAAGCGCAACAAGGTGCCCGCGCTGCAGGGCTGCCCGCAGAAGCGCGGCGTCTGCACCCGCGTCTACACGACGACCCCGAAGAAGCCGAACTCGGCGCTCCGCAAGGTTGCCAAGGTTCGCCTGACCAACGGCTACGAGGTCGTGAGCTACATCCCTGGCGAGGGGCACAACCTTCAGGAACACTCGGTCGTGCTGATCCGCGGCGGGCGCGTGAAGGACCTTCCGGGCGTGCGCTACCACATCCTGCGCGGCGTGCTGGATACGCAGGGCATTGCCAAGCGCCGGCAGCGTCGTTCGCTCTACGGCGCCAAGCGGCCGAAGTAA
- the rpoC gene encoding DNA-directed RNA polymerase subunit beta' — protein MNDLMKILGQTGQAATFDQIRIQIASPEQIRSWSYGEIKKPETINYRTFKPERDGLFCARIFGPIKDYECLCGKYKRMKFRGIICEKCGVEVTLAKVRRERMGHIELASPVAHIWFLKSLPSRIATMVEMTLKDLEKVLYFENYIVLDPYTTDLKRYQLLSEDDLYAKQDEFGEDGFKAGIGAEAVKSILAGIDLEAERAIMRADLKEATSEAKRKKLVKRLKLVEAFIESGTRPEWMIMDVVPVIPPELRPLVPLDGGRFATSDLNDLYRRVINRNNRLKRLIELRAPDIIVRNEKRMLQESVDALFDNGRRGRAITGTNKRPLKSLSDMLKGKQGRFRQNLLGKRVDYSGRSVIVVGPELKLHQCGLPKKMALELFKPFIYAKLEKYGLATTIKAAKRMVEKERPEVWDILEEVIREHPVLLNRAPTLHRLGIQAFEPILIEGKAIQLHPLVCTAFNADFDGDQMAVHVPLSIEAQLEARVLMMSTNNILNPANGKPIIVPSQDIVLGLYYLSLETPAFTGVEDKEAPLFGTMGEIEHALDSGYLKLHDKIRARVVRTHPDGSRTTEVVPTTPGRMMIGQLLPKHHDVPFALVNQLLTKKKVSDVIDAVYRHCGQKESVIFCDRLMGLGFRQAAKAGISFGKDDMVIPAEKYGLLEKTQAEVKEYEAQYHDGLITAGERYNKVIDAWSRCNDEVAAAMMREISRQDPGKPTNSVWMMSHSGARGSPTQMRQLAGMRGLMAKPSGEIIEQPILSNFKEGLTVAEYFNSTHGARKGLADTALKTANSGYLTRRLVDVAQDCIIVTADCGTERGLTMRAVMDGGEVVSSLSERILGRTAAEDVLDPADGSVIVKANELIGEIDSMHIEKLGVESVKIRSVLTCEAKVGVCAKCYGRDLARGTPVNIGEAVGVIAAQSIGEPGTQLTMRTFHIGGAAQRGAEQSSVEASHDGTVTIRNRNVVSNSAGAPIVMSRNCEIALNDASGRERARFRVPYGARLLVDEDQTVTRGQKLAEWDPYTLPIITERAGLVEYADLLEGVTLVERVDEVTGLTSKVVVDYKQSAKGADLRPRLILKDERGEVLRLANGAEARYFLSPDSILSVENGASVHAGDVLARIPREGSKTRDITGGLPRVAELFEARRPKDHAIIAETDGRVEFGKDYKAKRRIIVKNDETGEETEYLVPKGKHVSVQEGDYVHRGDPLVDGPRVPHDILRVLGVEALSEYLINEIQDVYRLQGVKINDKHIEVVVRQMLQKIEITEPGDTTYLVGELVDRIEFDEENERRLRAGERPAGGLPVLQGITKASLQTLSFISAASFQETTRVLTEAATAGKTDQLLGLKENVIVGRLIPAGTGSVMSRLRSIAAGRDRSTLAATRPALPARDEVSAD, from the coding sequence ATGAACGATTTGATGAAGATTCTCGGCCAGACCGGTCAGGCCGCCACGTTCGACCAGATCCGTATCCAGATCGCCTCGCCGGAGCAGATCCGCTCCTGGTCGTATGGCGAGATCAAGAAGCCCGAGACCATCAACTACCGCACCTTCAAGCCCGAGCGCGACGGCCTGTTCTGTGCGCGCATCTTCGGGCCGATCAAGGACTACGAGTGCCTGTGCGGCAAGTACAAGCGGATGAAGTTCCGCGGCATCATCTGCGAGAAATGCGGCGTCGAGGTCACGCTGGCCAAGGTGCGCCGCGAGCGCATGGGCCATATCGAGCTCGCCTCGCCGGTCGCGCATATCTGGTTCCTGAAGTCGCTGCCGAGCCGCATCGCGACGATGGTCGAGATGACGCTGAAGGATCTCGAGAAGGTTCTCTATTTCGAGAACTACATCGTGCTCGACCCCTACACGACCGACCTCAAGCGCTACCAGCTCCTCTCCGAGGACGATCTCTACGCGAAGCAGGACGAGTTCGGCGAGGACGGGTTCAAGGCCGGCATCGGCGCCGAGGCGGTCAAGTCGATCCTCGCCGGCATCGATCTCGAGGCCGAGCGGGCGATCATGCGTGCCGACCTGAAGGAGGCTACCTCCGAGGCGAAGCGCAAGAAGCTGGTCAAGCGCCTGAAGCTGGTCGAGGCCTTCATCGAATCCGGCACCCGTCCGGAATGGATGATCATGGATGTCGTCCCGGTCATTCCGCCCGAACTGCGCCCGCTCGTCCCACTCGATGGCGGCCGTTTCGCGACGTCGGACCTGAACGATCTCTATCGTCGCGTCATCAACCGCAACAACCGCCTCAAGCGGCTGATCGAGTTGCGCGCGCCGGACATCATCGTGCGCAACGAGAAGCGCATGCTCCAGGAATCGGTCGACGCGCTGTTCGATAACGGCCGCCGCGGCCGCGCGATCACCGGCACCAACAAGCGCCCCCTCAAGTCGCTGTCGGACATGCTGAAGGGCAAGCAGGGCCGCTTCCGCCAGAACCTGCTCGGCAAGCGCGTCGACTATTCGGGCCGTTCGGTCATCGTCGTCGGGCCGGAGCTGAAGCTGCACCAGTGCGGCCTGCCGAAGAAGATGGCGCTGGAGCTGTTCAAGCCCTTCATCTACGCCAAGCTCGAGAAATACGGCCTCGCCACCACGATCAAGGCGGCGAAGCGCATGGTCGAGAAGGAACGTCCCGAGGTGTGGGACATTCTCGAGGAGGTGATCCGCGAGCATCCGGTGCTGCTCAACCGCGCGCCGACGCTGCACCGTCTCGGCATCCAGGCCTTCGAGCCGATCCTGATCGAGGGCAAGGCGATCCAGCTGCACCCGCTGGTCTGCACCGCCTTCAACGCCGACTTCGACGGCGACCAGATGGCGGTCCACGTGCCGCTCTCGATCGAGGCGCAGCTCGAGGCCCGCGTGCTGATGATGAGCACGAACAACATCCTCAACCCGGCCAACGGCAAGCCGATCATCGTGCCGAGCCAGGACATCGTGCTCGGCCTCTATTACCTCTCGCTCGAAACTCCGGCCTTCACCGGTGTCGAGGACAAGGAAGCGCCGCTCTTCGGCACGATGGGCGAGATCGAGCACGCGCTCGATTCCGGCTATCTGAAGCTGCACGACAAGATCCGCGCCCGCGTCGTCCGCACCCATCCGGACGGCAGCCGCACCACCGAGGTGGTCCCGACCACGCCGGGCCGCATGATGATCGGCCAGCTTCTGCCCAAGCATCACGACGTGCCGTTCGCCCTGGTCAACCAGCTGCTGACCAAGAAGAAGGTGTCGGACGTGATCGACGCCGTCTACCGTCATTGCGGCCAGAAGGAGTCGGTGATCTTCTGCGACCGGCTGATGGGCCTCGGCTTCCGCCAGGCGGCCAAGGCCGGCATTTCCTTCGGCAAGGACGACATGGTCATCCCGGCCGAGAAATACGGCCTGCTGGAAAAGACCCAGGCCGAGGTCAAGGAATACGAGGCGCAGTATCACGACGGTCTCATCACCGCCGGCGAGCGCTACAACAAGGTGATCGACGCGTGGTCGCGCTGTAACGACGAGGTCGCGGCGGCGATGATGCGCGAGATCTCGCGCCAGGATCCCGGCAAGCCGACCAACTCGGTCTGGATGATGAGCCATTCCGGCGCCCGCGGGTCGCCGACCCAGATGCGCCAGCTCGCCGGCATGCGCGGCCTGATGGCCAAGCCGTCGGGCGAGATCATCGAGCAGCCGATCCTGTCGAACTTCAAGGAAGGCCTGACCGTCGCCGAATACTTCAACTCGACCCACGGCGCCCGCAAGGGCCTCGCGGACACCGCGCTGAAGACGGCGAACTCCGGCTACCTCACCCGCCGCCTGGTCGACGTGGCGCAGGACTGCATCATCGTCACCGCCGATTGCGGCACCGAGCGCGGCCTGACCATGCGCGCGGTGATGGATGGCGGCGAGGTGGTCTCCTCGCTCTCCGAGCGCATCCTCGGCCGCACCGCGGCGGAAGACGTGCTCGACCCGGCCGACGGTTCGGTGATCGTCAAGGCGAACGAGCTGATCGGCGAGATCGACTCGATGCATATCGAGAAGCTCGGGGTCGAGAGCGTGAAGATCCGCTCGGTGCTGACCTGCGAGGCCAAGGTCGGCGTCTGCGCCAAGTGCTACGGGCGCGACCTCGCGCGCGGCACGCCGGTCAATATCGGCGAGGCCGTGGGCGTCATCGCCGCGCAGTCGATCGGCGAGCCCGGCACCCAGCTGACCATGCGCACCTTCCATATCGGCGGTGCCGCGCAGCGTGGCGCCGAGCAGTCGAGCGTCGAGGCCAGCCATGACGGCACGGTGACCATCCGCAACCGCAACGTGGTGTCGAACTCGGCCGGCGCGCCGATCGTCATGAGCCGCAACTGCGAGATCGCGCTGAACGACGCCTCCGGCCGCGAGCGCGCCCGCTTCCGCGTTCCCTACGGCGCCCGCCTGCTGGTGGACGAGGACCAGACGGTCACGCGCGGCCAGAAGCTCGCGGAGTGGGATCCCTACACCCTGCCGATCATCACCGAGCGCGCCGGCCTCGTGGAATACGCCGACCTGCTGGAAGGCGTGACCCTGGTCGAGCGGGTCGACGAGGTGACCGGCCTGACCTCCAAGGTGGTGGTGGACTACAAGCAGTCGGCCAAGGGGGCGGATCTGCGTCCGCGCCTGATCCTGAAGGACGAACGCGGCGAGGTGCTGCGCCTCGCCAACGGCGCCGAGGCCCGCTACTTCCTCAGCCCCGACTCGATCCTCTCGGTCGAGAACGGTGCCAGCGTGCATGCCGGCGACGTGCTCGCCCGCATCCCGCGTGAGGGCAGCAAGACGCGCGACATCACCGGCGGTCTGCCGCGCGTGGCCGAACTGTTCGAGGCCCGCCGTCCGAAGGATCACGCGATCATCGCGGAAACCGACGGCCGCGTGGAATTCGGCAAGGACTACAAGGCGAAGCGCCGCATCATCGTGAAGAACGACGAGACCGGCGAGGAAACCGAGTATCTGGTGCCGAAGGGCAAGCACGTCTCGGTGCAGGAGGGCGACTACGTCCACCGCGGCGACCCGCTGGTCGACGGCCCGCGCGTCCCGCACGACATCCTGCGCGTGCTCGGCGTCGAGGCGCTGTCCGAATATCTCATCAACGAGATCCAGGACGTCTACCGGCTCCAGGGCGTGAAGATCAACGACAAGCACATCGAGGTGGTCGTCCGCCAGATGCTGCAGAAGATCGAGATCACCGAGCCCGGCGACACCACCTACCTGGTGGGCGAGCTGGTCGACCGGATCGAGTTCGACGAGGAGAACGAGCGCCGGCTGCGCGCGGGCGAACGCCCGGCGGGCGGCCTGCCGGTGCTGCAGGGCATCACCAAGGCGAGCCTGCAGACGCTCAGCTTCATCTCGGCGGCCTCCTTCCAGGAGACCACCCGCGTCCTCACCGAGGCGGCGACGGCCGGCAAGACCGACCAGCTGCTCGGCCTCAAGGAGAACGTGATCGTCGGCCGCCTGATCCCGGCCGGCACCGGCAGCGTGATGAGCCGTCTGCGCTCCATCGCCGCCGGCCGCGACCGCTCGACCCTCGCGGCGACTCGCCCGGCCCTGCCGGCGCGCGACGAGGTCTCGGCGGACTGA